A genomic segment from Nodularia sphaerocarpa UHCC 0038 encodes:
- a CDS encoding B12-binding domain-containing radical SAM protein — protein sequence MTSSLFASERLLFTPTTPNTDAIPLIFAFPNEYTVGITSLGYQVVWATLAMREDVQVSRLFTDIQEQLPRNPEIVGFSISWELDYVNILNLLESLDIPIRATSRNDSHPIIFGGGPVLTANPEPFADFFDIILLGDGENLLPNFIETYKEVRNASREIQLKALAQVPGIYVPSLYAVEYHAKDGELKSIKPIFPEVPAVVQKQTYRGNTLSTSTVVTEKAAWENIYMVEVVRSCPEMCRFCMASYLTLPFRTASLEESLIPAIEKGLAVTNRLGLLGASVTQHPEFEALLDYISQPKYDDVRLSIASVRTNTVTVQLAETLAKRDTRSLTIAVESGSEKLRQIVNKKLHNDEIIQAAINAKAGGLKALKLYGMAGIPGEEPEDLEQTVAMMRNIKKAAPGLRLTFGCSTFVPKAHTPFQWFGVNRQAEKRLQMLQKQLKPQGIEFRPESYNWSIIQALISRGDRRLSQLLELTREFGDSLGSYKRAFKQLKGQIPDLEFYVHSNWSTEQILPWNHLQGPLPQSTLRKHLAEATSHFNSTPKELQPLNAKYC from the coding sequence GTGACATCATCTTTATTTGCCTCTGAACGCCTTCTATTTACCCCCACAACCCCCAACACCGATGCTATCCCGCTAATTTTCGCCTTTCCCAACGAGTACACAGTGGGTATTACCAGCCTCGGCTATCAGGTGGTTTGGGCAACTTTAGCCATGCGTGAAGATGTGCAGGTGAGTCGCTTATTTACCGATATTCAGGAACAACTACCGAGAAACCCGGAAATTGTGGGATTTTCCATCTCCTGGGAACTCGATTATGTGAATATTTTAAATTTACTCGAATCTTTAGATATTCCCATCAGGGCTACTTCCCGTAATGATTCCCATCCGATAATTTTTGGTGGTGGTCCTGTTCTCACTGCTAACCCAGAACCTTTTGCCGACTTTTTTGACATCATTTTACTCGGTGACGGGGAAAATCTGCTGCCTAATTTCATTGAGACGTACAAAGAAGTCAGAAACGCTTCTAGAGAAATTCAACTCAAAGCACTGGCGCAAGTACCAGGAATTTATGTTCCTAGTTTGTATGCGGTGGAATATCACGCCAAAGATGGTGAGTTAAAGTCAATTAAGCCAATTTTCCCAGAAGTTCCCGCAGTGGTGCAGAAGCAGACTTACCGAGGGAATACTTTATCTACATCTACTGTGGTGACAGAAAAAGCCGCATGGGAAAATATTTATATGGTGGAAGTGGTGCGGAGTTGTCCCGAAATGTGCCGCTTTTGTATGGCGAGTTATCTGACTTTACCTTTTAGAACCGCCAGCTTGGAAGAGTCGTTAATTCCCGCTATTGAAAAAGGGTTAGCTGTGACAAACCGCTTGGGGTTATTGGGGGCTTCTGTGACTCAACATCCAGAGTTTGAAGCGTTGCTAGATTATATCAGTCAGCCCAAATATGATGATGTCCGTTTGAGTATTGCCTCAGTACGAACCAACACGGTAACGGTGCAACTTGCCGAAACTTTGGCGAAACGAGACACGCGATCGCTTACAATTGCAGTAGAGAGTGGTTCTGAAAAACTCCGCCAAATCGTCAACAAAAAGCTGCATAATGATGAAATCATCCAAGCTGCCATCAATGCCAAGGCTGGAGGATTAAAAGCCTTGAAACTCTACGGTATGGCAGGTATCCCCGGTGAAGAACCAGAAGATTTAGAGCAAACTGTGGCGATGATGCGGAATATTAAAAAAGCCGCCCCAGGATTGCGGTTAACCTTTGGATGTAGTACATTTGTTCCCAAGGCACACACGCCATTTCAATGGTTTGGGGTAAATCGGCAAGCAGAAAAGCGGTTACAGATGCTGCAAAAACAGCTAAAACCCCAGGGGATAGAATTTCGTCCAGAAAGCTATAATTGGTCAATTATACAGGCTTTGATATCGAGAGGCGATCGCCGACTGTCCCAACTTCTAGAATTAACCCGTGAATTTGGTGATTCTTTAGGTAGCTACAAACGCGCCTTTAAACAACTCAAAGGACAAATTCCCGATTTAGAGTTTTACGTCCACAGCAACTGGTCAACAGAGCAAATCTTACCTTGGAATCACTTGCAAGGGCCGCTACCACAGTCTACACTACGGAAGCACTTGGCTGAAGCTACCAGTCATTTCAACTCAACCCCCAAAGAACTACAGCCATTAAATGCAAAATACTGCTGA
- a CDS encoding SRPBCC family protein → MLQFQHSSVINAPLEVVWKFHERPDILQLLNPPWQPVQVVRREGGLEAGAITEFRLFLGPLPLTWLARHTECEKNRLFIDEQISGPFESWVHRHEFSAENGKTKLTDAVSFSMPGGGTVEFVSGWLIQAQLEAMFRYRHHVTKRECESR, encoded by the coding sequence ATGCTGCAATTTCAACATTCCTCAGTCATTAATGCGCCACTCGAAGTAGTGTGGAAATTCCACGAAAGACCAGATATTTTACAACTACTCAACCCACCTTGGCAACCAGTTCAAGTAGTCCGTCGTGAAGGCGGACTAGAAGCGGGCGCTATCACTGAATTTCGTTTATTTTTGGGGCCATTACCTTTAACTTGGTTAGCGCGTCACACTGAATGTGAAAAAAATCGCCTGTTTATCGATGAACAAATATCTGGGCCTTTTGAATCTTGGGTACATCGACATGAATTTAGTGCAGAAAATGGTAAAACCAAGTTAACTGATGCTGTTTCCTTCTCTATGCCCGGTGGTGGTACAGTGGAATTTGTCAGTGGTTGGCTCATACAAGCGCAATTAGAAGCGATGTTTCGCTATCGCCACCATGTCACTAAACGTGAGTGTGAATCACGATAA
- a CDS encoding SemiSWEET transporter yields MEFITILGLCAATLTTSAFLPQMWKTWQSKSAKDVSYLMLITFISGLFLWLIYGIYLKSLPIILANSFTLFFNFIILWLKIKYR; encoded by the coding sequence ATGGAATTTATCACAATTTTAGGATTATGTGCAGCCACATTAACAACTAGCGCCTTCTTACCCCAAATGTGGAAAACATGGCAAAGCAAATCAGCAAAAGACGTATCTTACCTGATGCTGATTACATTTATAAGTGGTCTTTTTTTATGGTTAATATATGGAATTTATCTAAAATCGTTACCGATTATTCTGGCTAACAGCTTCACCTTATTTTTCAACTTCATAATTCTATGGCTTAAAATTAAATATAGATAA
- a CDS encoding CPXCG motif-containing cysteine-rich protein, whose protein sequence is MQNTAEYYCAYCGEPNLTFIDLSAGSQQSYVEDCQVCCNPNILYVQIDEDTLDIEISTDCES, encoded by the coding sequence ATGCAAAATACTGCTGAGTACTACTGCGCTTATTGCGGCGAACCAAACTTAACTTTTATCGATTTGAGTGCAGGCTCACAACAATCTTATGTAGAAGACTGTCAAGTTTGCTGTAACCCGAATATTTTGTATGTTCAAATTGATGAAGATACCCTAGATATAGAGATTTCAACTGACTGCGAAAGCTAA